The following are encoded together in the Pseudomonas sp. IB20 genome:
- a CDS encoding ATPase domain-containing protein, which yields MSTKVTINRLATGVPGLDEVLGGGLPEFSFNLIAGPPGCGKTTLAHQMMFALATPERPALFFTVLGEPPLKMLRYQQQFDFFDSEAINQSIRYINLADDTLAGDLDEVLRRIVSEVEAHSPSLVFVDSFRSVVLASQTQHNPNNNLPQFIQQLGMLMTTWQATTFLIGEYFTETDTNPIFTVADGLIWLRQSVERNSMVRKMEIMKMRGQPTLPGLHTFRIATSGVKVFPPAAINRAVDAPSTFPITRLKMGVPALDEMLGGGLPRGYSLLVAGPSGSGKSILAATFLAEGARNGETGVIAVFEQRPNHSQNPKLAELIKRDKIGLVDSRSPDLSIDEIVQLLLGEISRLNATRVVIDSLSGFELALAPTFRADFRESLSRMVTALTAVGVSVLMTSELEDRYTDLRFSPYGTAFLTDAIIVQRYIEVESRLLRIMAVVKVRASAHSDQLRQYHIDDNGLQIRDMLPEQEGLLGGRPTKKISTGAKHV from the coding sequence ATGAGCACCAAAGTGACTATCAACCGTCTGGCCACGGGTGTGCCAGGACTGGACGAGGTCCTGGGCGGAGGCCTGCCGGAGTTTTCGTTCAACTTGATCGCAGGCCCTCCTGGGTGTGGCAAAACCACCCTGGCGCACCAGATGATGTTTGCCCTGGCCACACCAGAGCGCCCAGCGCTGTTCTTTACCGTCCTCGGGGAGCCGCCGCTGAAGATGCTGCGTTATCAGCAGCAGTTCGATTTTTTCGACAGCGAAGCGATCAACCAGTCGATTCGCTACATCAATCTGGCCGACGACACCTTGGCCGGCGACCTGGACGAAGTGTTGCGGCGCATTGTCAGCGAGGTCGAGGCGCATTCGCCGTCGCTGGTGTTTGTTGACTCGTTTCGCTCCGTGGTGCTGGCCAGCCAGACTCAGCACAACCCGAACAACAACCTGCCGCAGTTCATCCAGCAACTGGGCATGTTGATGACCACGTGGCAGGCGACGACCTTCCTGATCGGGGAATACTTCACCGAAACCGACACCAACCCGATTTTCACCGTGGCCGACGGCCTGATCTGGCTGCGCCAGAGCGTCGAGCGCAACTCGATGGTGCGCAAGATGGAAATTATGAAGATGCGTGGCCAACCGACCTTGCCGGGGCTGCACACCTTCCGTATTGCCACTTCGGGCGTCAAGGTGTTCCCGCCGGCTGCTATCAATCGCGCAGTTGACGCGCCATCGACGTTCCCGATCACCCGCCTGAAAATGGGCGTGCCGGCACTCGATGAGATGCTCGGTGGCGGCCTGCCTCGCGGGTATTCGCTGTTGGTGGCCGGGCCATCAGGCTCGGGCAAGAGCATCCTGGCGGCGACCTTCCTGGCCGAAGGCGCGCGCAACGGCGAAACCGGGGTGATTGCGGTGTTTGAGCAACGGCCCAACCATTCGCAAAACCCTAAATTGGCCGAGTTGATCAAGCGCGACAAGATTGGCTTGGTGGACAGCCGCTCGCCGGACCTGTCCATCGACGAAATCGTGCAATTGCTGCTCGGCGAAATCAGCCGTTTGAACGCCACCCGCGTCGTCATCGACTCGCTGTCGGGCTTTGAACTGGCGCTGGCGCCGACCTTTCGCGCGGACTTTCGCGAGTCGCTGTCACGCATGGTGACTGCGCTGACCGCTGTGGGGGTCAGTGTATTGATGACCTCGGAGCTGGAAGACCGCTACACCGACCTGCGTTTCAGCCCTTACGGCACCGCGTTCCTGACCGACGCGATCATTGTGCAGCGCTATATCGAAGTCGAGAGCCGTTTACTGCGCATCATGGCGGTGGTCAAGGTGCGCGCCAGTGCCCATTCCGATCAACTGCGCCAGTACCACATCGACGATAACGGCCTGCAGATCCGCGACATGCTGCCCGAGCAGGAAGGGTTGCTGGGCGGGCGGCCGACCAAGAAAATTTCGACGGGAGCCAAACATGTGTGA